The proteins below come from a single Edaphobacter acidisoli genomic window:
- a CDS encoding EAL domain-containing protein, protein MAPHTETDLRRAIESDEIVPYFQPIVELRSGLLTGFEVLARWQHPRHGTVAPDEFIPVAEKAGLNGLLLGKLLRSAFAISAHIPSHLTLSVNISLTQLTDRTLTRHIRQAAEQSSFPLNRLVLEITESALVGDTEHAYLIANELKEQGSHLALDDFGTGYSSLRHLQALPFDEIKVDASFVRTMTHTRESRKIAAAIIGLGNSLGLITVAEGVESATHADMLLWLGCQRGQGFLYGRPVPVEGLQELLMIRTIFPSHQLRTATLEDTMPLRLEALPTQRLAHLQAIYDGAPMGLCFLDRDLRYISINKQLARINNLPVSSHLGRNIADVLPLWYPDLEPYLRRALGGEAVTNVESRQPNARKPDHHLTLLLSFQPARDEANEVIGISIAVADITRQKIAEQAAAGVKTRSHAAAS, encoded by the coding sequence ATGGCCCCTCACACCGAAACCGACCTCAGGCGCGCGATCGAATCCGATGAGATCGTCCCCTACTTCCAGCCCATCGTCGAGCTGCGCTCCGGCCTGCTGACTGGCTTCGAGGTCCTCGCTCGCTGGCAACATCCTCGCCACGGAACAGTCGCGCCCGATGAGTTCATCCCGGTTGCGGAAAAAGCCGGTCTCAACGGATTGCTTCTCGGCAAACTGCTGCGCTCAGCCTTTGCCATCTCTGCCCACATCCCATCTCATCTCACTCTTTCGGTCAACATCTCTCTTACGCAGCTCACCGATCGAACCCTCACCCGCCACATCCGCCAGGCTGCCGAGCAATCCAGCTTCCCGCTCAATCGTCTCGTGCTCGAGATCACAGAAAGCGCACTCGTCGGCGACACCGAGCACGCCTACCTCATCGCCAACGAGCTCAAGGAGCAAGGCTCCCACCTCGCGCTCGACGACTTCGGCACCGGCTACTCCAGCCTTCGCCACCTGCAAGCCCTGCCCTTCGACGAGATCAAGGTCGACGCCAGCTTCGTCCGCACCATGACCCACACCCGCGAGAGCCGCAAGATCGCCGCTGCCATCATCGGCCTCGGCAACAGTCTCGGTCTCATCACCGTCGCCGAAGGTGTCGAAAGCGCCACCCACGCCGACATGCTTCTATGGCTTGGCTGTCAGCGCGGCCAGGGCTTCCTCTACGGCCGCCCCGTTCCGGTCGAAGGTCTCCAGGAACTGCTTATGATCCGGACCATCTTTCCTTCGCACCAACTCCGCACAGCCACGCTCGAAGACACCATGCCGCTACGGCTCGAAGCCTTGCCTACGCAGCGGCTCGCACACCTCCAGGCCATCTACGATGGCGCCCCTATGGGCCTCTGCTTCCTCGACCGCGATCTCCGCTACATCAGCATTAACAAGCAACTCGCGCGAATCAACAATCTTCCCGTCTCCAGTCATCTCGGACGCAACATAGCCGACGTCCTCCCCCTCTGGTATCCCGATCTCGAACCGTATCTCCGCCGCGCACTCGGAGGCGAAGCCGTCACAAATGTCGAAAGCAGACAGCCAAACGCTCGCAAGCCTGACCATCACTTAACACTCCTGCTCTCCTTCCAACCGGCTCGCGACGAAGCCAATGAGGTCATCGGCATCTCCATCGCGGTCGCCGACATCACCCGCCAGAAAATCGCCGAGCAAGCCGCCGCCGGCGTCAAAACCCGCAGTCACGCGGCAGCAAGCTAA
- a CDS encoding cupin domain-containing protein has translation MSDFVKTEDAPMFAPEEGMRRQVLAHNNQLMLVRHYFEKGWVGTRHSHPHTQLVYVVSGAIRAEMDGRVIEARAGDSFVVDGGVEHQASAIEVSEVLDVFTPAREDYRELVNKTSPAF, from the coding sequence ATGAGTGATTTTGTAAAGACAGAAGATGCGCCAATGTTTGCGCCTGAGGAAGGAATGAGACGGCAGGTGCTGGCGCATAATAACCAACTGATGCTGGTGCGCCATTATTTCGAGAAGGGGTGGGTAGGAACGCGGCACAGTCATCCGCATACGCAGTTAGTGTACGTAGTGAGCGGGGCGATTCGGGCGGAGATGGATGGCCGTGTGATTGAAGCGCGTGCGGGGGACAGCTTTGTTGTGGACGGAGGTGTCGAGCACCAGGCCTCCGCTATCGAGGTAAGCGAGGTGCTCGATGTGTTTACGCCAGCGCGTGAGGACTACCGAGAGCTAGTGAATAAAACAAGCCCCGCATTTTAG
- a CDS encoding sulfatase-like hydrolase/transferase: MADSTNRNHPTRRDFLKGAALTSGMIATAASGAAAADLGVSDTAPPNKRRPNVLMICADQFRADFIGASHKNSSVKTPHIDALAERGMNFRQCISNQPLCSPSRASFLTSRYATEAGVWRLGLELDHSLPTIATEFRKNGYSANFIGKWHVSATDGRKNLGWIPPGPSRGGFDDLWEGANVLELVSHPYEGNYWDNDGKNIGFKDEYRVDFIANRAVQFIERQHDKPWLLFLSQLEPHHQNDVDEFVPPKRYEDKYIDPYIPTDLRNLLGNWRSRIPGYYGCVQAIDDCVGTLVETLQRTGQLDNTIILFFSDHGCTFRTRMGEYKRSPHEPSIHVPFVIAGPGFDRSCVIDEVVSLIDMMPTLLDGAGLTLPASLRGKSLKKLGESAQARKNWDSTAYFQISQSICGRGIRTRDWSYCVFDPAVKNGQAESSAHYQDFVLYSIADDPNESLNLVGRPEYREIADQLRQELASRIVAAGEAETTIEPIHYYA; this comes from the coding sequence GTGGCAGATTCGACAAACCGGAACCATCCTACAAGGCGTGATTTTCTGAAGGGCGCTGCACTTACGTCGGGCATGATTGCTACTGCGGCCTCTGGTGCGGCAGCGGCGGATCTTGGTGTATCCGATACCGCGCCGCCAAACAAACGGAGGCCGAATGTTTTGATGATCTGCGCTGACCAGTTTCGCGCAGATTTTATTGGAGCCAGCCATAAGAACTCGTCGGTGAAGACTCCTCACATTGATGCACTGGCCGAGCGCGGAATGAACTTCAGGCAATGTATCTCCAATCAGCCTCTTTGTTCTCCTTCACGCGCTTCTTTTCTTACAAGCAGATATGCGACCGAAGCAGGGGTCTGGAGGTTGGGTTTGGAGTTGGACCACAGTCTTCCGACCATTGCGACTGAGTTTCGCAAAAATGGCTATTCCGCGAACTTTATAGGGAAGTGGCATGTCTCTGCGACGGATGGCAGGAAAAACCTTGGATGGATTCCGCCGGGGCCGTCGCGTGGCGGCTTCGACGATCTATGGGAAGGAGCTAATGTACTTGAGCTTGTATCTCATCCGTACGAAGGAAATTATTGGGACAACGATGGGAAAAATATTGGATTCAAGGACGAGTACCGTGTTGATTTCATCGCCAATCGAGCTGTCCAGTTCATTGAGCGTCAACATGATAAGCCGTGGCTTTTATTCCTCTCACAACTTGAACCGCACCATCAAAACGATGTAGATGAGTTTGTCCCTCCCAAGCGTTATGAGGACAAATATATTGATCCGTATATTCCAACCGACCTGCGAAATCTGCTGGGGAACTGGCGCTCGCGGATTCCTGGCTACTATGGCTGCGTGCAGGCGATTGACGACTGTGTTGGCACGTTGGTCGAGACGCTTCAACGGACAGGTCAGCTGGATAACACGATCATTCTGTTTTTCTCCGATCATGGATGCACGTTCAGAACCCGTATGGGTGAATACAAACGCTCACCGCATGAGCCGTCTATCCATGTGCCTTTTGTCATTGCCGGACCTGGCTTTGATCGGTCGTGTGTAATCGACGAGGTCGTCTCCCTGATCGACATGATGCCGACACTGCTCGACGGGGCAGGACTTACCCTACCGGCCAGTCTGAGGGGTAAGTCGCTTAAGAAACTTGGAGAGAGCGCTCAGGCCCGAAAGAACTGGGACTCGACCGCATACTTCCAGATCAGCCAGTCCATCTGTGGGCGCGGGATCCGTACACGCGACTGGAGTTATTGCGTGTTCGACCCTGCGGTTAAAAACGGCCAGGCAGAAAGCAGTGCTCACTATCAGGATTTTGTGCTGTATTCGATTGCCGATGATCCAAACGAGTCTCTTAATCTTGTCGGACGACCGGAGTACAGAGAGATTGCCGATCAACTTCGGCAGGAACTTGCTTCACGCATTGTGGCAGCAGGTGAAGCTGAGACCACGATTGAACCAATTCACTACTATGCATGA
- a CDS encoding substrate-binding domain-containing protein produces MSIPRIAKLANVSLGTVDRALHNRGRISEETRSKILRIAEELGYQTNPRARALAIGHRQFRIGVCIPRALRQYFDSIYDGIESELNHFSEFRISLVNSSPEQPGDSRHQHIAYLLQQDIQALIVCPGDSHELTELIVSAKDAGIPVIFISSDAPANQRTSVVWVDPELLGRIAGELMARFLGGRGQVAVVTGNLSNHSHSKRAESFARRFEEIAVKGRCIETVEGHDDPKDTFEKVSVLLRRKANLKGIYVATGNCIPVCEAIDAQRKASGVQVIATDFFPEMVPYFERQMIVASVYQRPYWLGRYALQLALKAVLEKKPLQPSYLVQPQVILASNMHLAREYKKS; encoded by the coding sequence ATGAGTATTCCTCGAATCGCAAAACTGGCAAATGTTTCTCTGGGGACGGTAGACCGGGCCCTGCACAATCGAGGGCGTATCAGCGAAGAGACGCGGAGCAAGATTCTTCGCATTGCCGAGGAATTGGGCTATCAAACCAATCCCAGAGCTCGTGCGCTTGCGATAGGGCATCGCCAGTTCCGCATAGGGGTTTGCATTCCCAGAGCGCTGCGCCAGTATTTCGATTCCATCTACGATGGAATTGAAAGTGAGCTGAACCATTTCAGCGAGTTCCGGATCTCGCTCGTCAATTCATCTCCGGAGCAACCGGGAGATTCTCGACACCAACACATTGCTTATCTTCTGCAACAAGACATCCAGGCGCTGATTGTCTGCCCTGGAGATTCTCATGAGCTTACTGAGCTGATTGTCTCCGCGAAAGATGCTGGGATTCCGGTTATCTTTATCTCCTCGGATGCGCCAGCAAACCAGCGCACTTCGGTAGTTTGGGTAGACCCCGAGCTATTGGGAAGAATCGCGGGCGAATTAATGGCCAGATTTCTTGGCGGGCGTGGCCAAGTTGCGGTCGTGACAGGTAATTTGAGCAACCACTCTCATTCGAAGCGCGCAGAATCGTTTGCACGACGGTTTGAAGAAATTGCGGTGAAGGGGAGATGCATAGAAACCGTCGAAGGGCATGACGATCCCAAAGATACCTTTGAGAAAGTGTCAGTACTCTTGCGGCGGAAAGCGAATCTGAAGGGTATTTATGTGGCAACGGGTAACTGTATTCCTGTTTGTGAGGCCATCGACGCACAAAGGAAGGCGAGTGGAGTACAGGTAATTGCTACAGACTTTTTCCCGGAGATGGTTCCCTATTTTGAGCGGCAAATGATTGTCGCTTCCGTCTACCAAAGACCTTATTGGCTGGGACGCTATGCCTTGCAACTGGCTTTGAAGGCGGTTCTGGAAAAAAAGCCGCTTCAGCCGTCGTATCTGGTGCAGCCACAGGTCATCCTGGCATCCAACATGCATTTGGCGCGCGAGTATAAGAAATCGTAA
- a CDS encoding sialidase family protein yields the protein MSWKLAFFLAVVLCVCSLSEAAAQPQMVFANGTRGYSCFRIPAIVRTPRGTLLAFAEARKYGCGDFGDVRLVMRRSRNGGKTWGSIETVAEFGTLKAGNAAPVVDTMDSRYPQGRIFLVYTTENASESKVMQGKGARRVWYRTSVDDGTTWAAPVEITTSVKLTVWRAYATGPGHALELTEGPHAGRIVVAAYHSEGEPQPEGQSYAANAFFSDNHGATWHAGAAVNVPGSNESTTAEWPDGTVVMNSRDQSGRSRARIVSISKDGAQSWETTFVAHDLTDPVCEGSVIDYSPAKGERALLFSNAGDREHRWDLTLSVSKDGGRTWPKHTVLYAGPSAYSDIVLMPKRRLGILWELGNEGGIAFMVRKIAPLL from the coding sequence GTGAGCTGGAAACTGGCGTTCTTTCTGGCGGTGGTGCTTTGCGTGTGCTCATTGTCGGAGGCGGCGGCTCAGCCTCAGATGGTCTTCGCGAATGGAACGCGCGGGTACTCCTGTTTTCGGATACCTGCGATCGTACGGACGCCTCGTGGAACGCTGCTGGCTTTTGCTGAGGCTCGGAAGTACGGCTGCGGCGATTTCGGCGATGTCCGGCTGGTGATGCGCAGGAGCCGCAACGGCGGAAAAACCTGGGGGTCAATCGAGACCGTTGCCGAGTTTGGGACACTGAAGGCGGGCAATGCCGCGCCGGTTGTCGATACGATGGACTCTCGCTACCCGCAGGGCAGAATCTTTCTTGTTTACACGACAGAAAATGCTTCGGAGTCGAAGGTGATGCAGGGTAAGGGCGCGCGGCGGGTGTGGTATCGCACGAGTGTGGATGATGGCACAACGTGGGCCGCGCCGGTCGAGATAACCACGAGTGTCAAGTTGACCGTGTGGCGGGCGTACGCGACAGGGCCAGGACATGCGCTGGAGCTGACCGAGGGACCGCATGCTGGGCGTATCGTGGTCGCTGCGTATCACTCGGAGGGTGAGCCTCAGCCGGAAGGGCAGAGTTATGCGGCCAATGCGTTCTTCAGCGACAACCATGGGGCGACCTGGCACGCGGGAGCCGCGGTGAATGTGCCAGGTAGCAATGAGAGCACGACTGCCGAGTGGCCGGATGGGACTGTGGTGATGAACAGCCGCGACCAGAGCGGAAGATCACGTGCGCGTATCGTTTCGATCAGCAAGGATGGCGCACAGAGTTGGGAGACGACCTTTGTTGCCCATGATCTGACCGATCCTGTGTGCGAAGGCAGCGTGATTGACTACTCGCCTGCAAAGGGCGAGCGCGCGCTGCTGTTTAGCAACGCGGGAGATCGCGAGCACAGATGGGATCTGACCCTTAGCGTGAGTAAGGACGGAGGGAGAACCTGGCCTAAGCATACGGTTCTCTATGCCGGGCCGAGTGCATATTCAGACATTGTTCTGATGCCGAAAAGGCGACTGGGCATTTTGTGGGAGTTGGGCAATGAAGGCGGCATTGCTTTCATGGTGCGAAAGATAGCGCCGCTTCTCTGA
- a CDS encoding GH39 family glycosyl hydrolase, with the protein MKMRSVLITLLCSVALQLTAQTPVSIHVDLAKTQGAYTPIYRWFGYDEANYTTMTHGRQLLTELHNLSPVPVYIRAHHLLTSGNGVPELKWSSTNVFTIGPDGKPAYDFKILDGIFDAYKAAGVRPMVELGFMPKDLAINPDPYQVHYPQNTISGGSNNPPKDYAMWGELVRKVTQHLVERYGRDEVLQWYFEVWNEPDIAYWHSTPENYYKLYDYAVAGVRAALPGARVGGPASTGPGSTHAAAFLNGFLKHIQTGKSAATDGPIPLNFISFHAKGHPTVIGTHVQMGLSNELNDVDKGFAIIAKYPAFKHLPVIISEADPEGCAACSAKVNPANNYRNGTLYPAYTATAMKAIFDLSDRHQTNLFAMLSWAFEFENKDYFEGFRSLATNGIDKPVLNIFRMAGLMSGERVSTTSTAQIPLDAILASGIRQSPDIDAFATKSTHNAAVMLWNYHDDNLPAEAAQVQTTISGIPASVHRVLLHHYRIDEHHSNAYTVWKAMGSPQQPTPEQYATLKAAGQLQLLDSPQWLAVTSGQVIITTKLPRQAISLLRLEW; encoded by the coding sequence ATGAAGATGCGTTCTGTTCTCATCACCCTGCTCTGCTCCGTCGCTCTGCAACTGACAGCACAGACTCCAGTCTCCATCCATGTCGATCTGGCAAAAACACAAGGTGCATACACTCCCATCTACCGCTGGTTCGGCTATGACGAAGCCAACTACACCACGATGACTCATGGACGGCAGTTGCTCACCGAGCTGCACAATCTCAGTCCAGTACCCGTCTACATCCGCGCTCACCACCTCTTGACATCCGGCAACGGCGTGCCGGAGTTGAAGTGGAGCTCAACCAACGTCTTTACCATCGGCCCCGACGGCAAGCCGGCATACGACTTCAAAATCCTCGACGGCATCTTCGACGCCTACAAAGCCGCCGGCGTTCGCCCCATGGTCGAGCTTGGTTTCATGCCGAAAGACCTCGCGATCAACCCCGATCCGTATCAGGTCCACTACCCGCAAAACACCATCTCAGGCGGCTCGAACAATCCGCCCAAAGACTACGCCATGTGGGGCGAACTGGTCCGCAAAGTCACCCAGCATCTCGTCGAACGCTACGGCCGAGATGAAGTCCTCCAATGGTACTTCGAAGTCTGGAACGAGCCCGACATCGCCTACTGGCACTCGACTCCGGAAAACTACTACAAGCTCTACGACTACGCCGTCGCAGGCGTACGCGCCGCCTTGCCCGGCGCAAGAGTCGGGGGCCCCGCAAGCACAGGCCCCGGTTCAACCCACGCGGCAGCCTTCCTTAATGGTTTCCTGAAACACATCCAGACCGGCAAAAGCGCTGCCACAGACGGCCCCATACCACTCAATTTCATCTCGTTCCACGCAAAGGGTCATCCCACCGTCATCGGCACACACGTACAGATGGGCCTCAGCAACGAGTTGAACGACGTAGACAAAGGATTTGCGATCATCGCAAAGTATCCAGCCTTCAAACACCTTCCCGTAATCATCAGCGAAGCCGACCCCGAAGGCTGCGCCGCCTGCTCCGCCAAAGTCAATCCGGCAAACAACTATCGCAACGGCACACTCTATCCGGCATACACAGCCACTGCGATGAAAGCCATCTTCGATCTCAGCGACCGCCACCAGACCAACCTGTTCGCCATGCTGAGCTGGGCATTCGAATTTGAAAACAAGGATTACTTCGAAGGCTTTCGCTCGCTGGCCACCAACGGCATCGACAAGCCCGTGTTGAACATATTCCGTATGGCAGGACTCATGTCCGGCGAGCGCGTCAGCACAACCAGCACAGCCCAGATACCGCTCGACGCAATCCTCGCCTCCGGCATACGACAGTCGCCAGACATCGACGCATTCGCCACAAAATCCACTCACAACGCCGCAGTCATGCTCTGGAACTATCACGACGACAACCTTCCCGCCGAAGCCGCTCAGGTACAGACAACTATCTCAGGCATACCCGCCAGCGTGCACAGAGTTCTGCTGCATCACTACCGCATCGACGAGCACCACAGCAACGCTTACACCGTGTGGAAGGCGATGGGCTCTCCACAGCAGCCCACGCCCGAGCAATACGCCACGCTCAAAGCCGCCGGCCAGCTACAGCTTCTCGACTCCCCGCAGTGGCTCGCTGTCACCAGCGGCCAGGTCATCATCACAACCAAACTGCCGCGTCAGGCAATATCCCTGCTCCGACTCGAATGGTAA
- a CDS encoding TonB-dependent receptor, which yields MQKRSIVFIFMFGLYLLFAVGSSARAQMDQGAVTGIVEDQSGAIVPGAQVSLTSRDTGLVLQMKADANGVYTFTPIKIGNYDVSASAPGFETTTQRNLHLDAQQRLNVIVQLKPGVVSTEVTVNTAPPMLQTQSGSTGQVMSTETINNMPLNGRNPVYVAQLAAGVLKGVGGRGLSTGDFTANGQRPTQNNFILDGVDNNTSVPDFLNGSSFVVNPPPDALSEFNVQTGSYSAELGHSAGAVMNASIKSGTNNLHGSLWEYLRNTDLDAKDFDALTIPAYHQNQFGATLGAPIIHNKLFFFGYAEASRIVFGNTYTQSVPTALMRQGDFSELLNPALTSSGNAVTLYQPGSAGSQLLSCNGNQNVICPNNINQTALKLLNLYPQPNTNGGKLYNNYVANMNDVANSWQWGTRFDWNVSSRDQMFARFSYLNAPANYPAPLGPILDGGSYGTDGKIINQADNFAFSETHIFTPTFINELRFGFNYGNFGFQQATFGNSGLAASLGLGGVPGGGALGGGLPLVSLSGLTGFGQPGYYPNHKSENTYQILDNVTKIIGNHSLKAGMLLQSVRFPFFSPPNARGTYNYSGFFTSYPGKSNTGFGPADFLLDSMASATVPNYQHLDFSHWTRGAYVQDDWRVTRRLTLNIGLRYDYNQPIKEVGGKFANFYMQALGPGSGTATLTYAASQQSTYLAPVFTNLLAANNVAIQYTKNPFLVNSQKTNFSPRFGFAFSPDDKTVIRGGYGIFYGGVENTGGPETLQNYPFQFTSNFNRGSSCTPGNCATDGIYLATGFEQYLAAGLANLVSTPSFAGSQPNIQNPYTESYNLTFQRALSANVVASLGYVGDVTRHLIINVNTNAPAALIDPRLSTQTVTPFPAFGSVGTNEYVGISSYNSLQTKLEKRYENGLNFLATYTWAHAMDDASQPLGGSGYRGLNLIGVRNDFANSQADVRHRVTFNGYYQLPFGKGRKFANHGGVLDVLAGGWAGDLQFTAQTGFPFSVGTNLGSAGPNGGSANAILIRNPFTPGGTPDPSVSAVGSVTCAASTRNTTHWYNPCAFANPPQAFPNAAVKGSPISTTQITGLNALPYLGGRFNQVYGPGYERINVSLFKNISVFHEQYVQFRADIFNVLNTPAYGNPSSTGIGTTGGLITSPQSFQSFTPDARFFQLSAKYAF from the coding sequence ATGCAAAAGAGGTCAATAGTTTTTATATTCATGTTCGGCTTGTATCTGCTCTTCGCGGTAGGAAGTTCGGCGAGAGCACAAATGGATCAAGGAGCCGTTACAGGAATTGTGGAGGACCAATCTGGCGCGATTGTGCCAGGAGCTCAAGTCAGCCTTACCAGCAGGGATACTGGGCTCGTTCTTCAGATGAAGGCTGACGCGAACGGGGTCTACACGTTCACGCCCATCAAAATTGGAAACTACGATGTGAGCGCCAGCGCGCCGGGTTTCGAAACTACGACACAGCGGAACCTGCATCTAGATGCGCAGCAACGGCTCAACGTTATTGTCCAGCTCAAACCGGGTGTGGTTTCAACCGAAGTTACTGTCAACACTGCTCCTCCAATGTTGCAGACGCAGTCTGGCTCCACGGGACAGGTGATGAGCACAGAGACGATCAACAACATGCCGCTGAATGGCCGTAACCCAGTGTATGTCGCGCAACTGGCAGCAGGGGTGTTGAAGGGCGTTGGCGGTAGAGGTCTCTCTACAGGAGACTTTACTGCCAATGGGCAGAGGCCGACCCAGAACAACTTCATCCTTGACGGCGTGGACAACAACACGTCTGTGCCCGACTTTTTGAATGGATCGAGTTTCGTTGTGAACCCGCCGCCAGATGCACTTTCTGAGTTCAATGTGCAGACGGGCAGTTACAGCGCGGAATTGGGGCATTCGGCAGGTGCGGTTATGAATGCAAGCATCAAGTCGGGAACGAATAATCTCCATGGCAGCCTCTGGGAATATCTTCGCAATACAGACCTGGACGCGAAGGATTTCGACGCTTTGACGATCCCTGCCTACCATCAAAACCAATTTGGAGCGACCTTGGGCGCTCCCATCATTCACAATAAGCTGTTCTTTTTTGGCTATGCGGAAGCGAGCAGGATCGTTTTTGGAAATACCTATACGCAGTCTGTGCCGACTGCGTTGATGCGGCAGGGTGATTTTTCGGAGTTACTCAATCCCGCACTTACATCTTCAGGAAATGCAGTCACGCTCTATCAGCCGGGAAGCGCGGGGAGTCAGTTGCTGAGTTGCAATGGCAATCAAAATGTCATTTGCCCAAACAATATCAATCAGACCGCGCTCAAACTGTTGAATTTGTATCCTCAGCCCAATACCAACGGCGGGAAGTTGTACAACAACTATGTTGCCAACATGAATGATGTTGCAAATAGCTGGCAATGGGGGACGAGGTTTGACTGGAATGTAAGCTCGCGGGACCAGATGTTTGCGAGATTCAGCTATTTGAATGCTCCGGCGAACTATCCAGCGCCGCTTGGTCCGATATTGGATGGTGGTAGTTATGGGACAGACGGAAAGATCATCAATCAAGCTGATAATTTTGCGTTTAGCGAAACGCATATATTCACGCCTACTTTTATCAACGAGCTGCGTTTCGGTTTTAACTACGGTAACTTCGGATTTCAGCAAGCCACTTTCGGAAATTCTGGACTGGCCGCTTCTCTTGGCCTGGGCGGGGTTCCTGGTGGCGGAGCATTAGGTGGTGGCCTTCCTCTTGTGTCATTGTCCGGGCTAACAGGATTTGGGCAACCTGGTTACTACCCCAATCATAAGAGCGAGAACACGTATCAGATTCTTGACAATGTGACGAAGATCATCGGCAACCATTCACTGAAAGCCGGGATGTTGTTGCAAAGCGTCCGCTTTCCGTTTTTCTCTCCTCCTAATGCGCGAGGGACTTACAACTACAGCGGATTTTTTACTTCATATCCTGGGAAGTCCAACACCGGATTCGGGCCCGCGGATTTTCTGTTGGATTCTATGGCTTCAGCGACTGTTCCCAATTATCAGCATCTTGATTTTTCGCACTGGACTCGCGGAGCTTATGTTCAAGACGATTGGCGAGTAACAAGACGGCTTACGTTGAATATTGGTCTTCGGTATGACTACAACCAGCCGATTAAGGAAGTAGGAGGCAAGTTTGCAAACTTCTACATGCAGGCGCTTGGGCCAGGAAGCGGGACCGCGACGCTGACCTATGCGGCATCGCAACAGAGCACTTATCTGGCGCCGGTGTTCACGAACCTGCTGGCAGCCAACAATGTGGCAATTCAATATACGAAGAATCCGTTTCTTGTGAACAGCCAGAAGACGAATTTCTCTCCCAGATTTGGGTTTGCCTTTAGCCCGGATGATAAGACGGTCATTCGCGGAGGATACGGCATCTTCTATGGCGGAGTAGAGAATACTGGAGGTCCGGAGACGTTGCAGAACTATCCATTCCAGTTCACCTCTAACTTCAATCGCGGTAGTTCGTGTACTCCAGGAAATTGCGCAACGGACGGGATCTATCTTGCTACCGGGTTTGAGCAATACCTTGCTGCCGGGTTGGCGAACCTGGTTTCGACGCCTTCGTTTGCAGGGTCGCAGCCCAACATTCAGAACCCATATACAGAGTCCTACAATTTGACTTTCCAGCGTGCTCTTTCGGCAAATGTGGTGGCAAGCCTGGGATATGTGGGTGATGTGACTCGCCACTTGATTATCAATGTGAATACTAATGCGCCGGCAGCGCTGATTGATCCGCGATTGAGTACGCAGACAGTCACCCCGTTTCCAGCGTTTGGCAGTGTTGGTACGAATGAGTATGTAGGAATTTCCAGCTATAACTCATTGCAGACCAAACTCGAAAAACGGTATGAGAACGGCTTGAATTTTCTGGCGACTTATACATGGGCGCACGCAATGGATGATGCCAGTCAGCCCCTTGGAGGATCAGGGTATCGAGGCCTCAATTTGATTGGTGTAAGAAACGATTTTGCTAACTCGCAGGCGGATGTTCGCCATCGCGTTACCTTCAATGGCTACTATCAACTTCCCTTTGGAAAGGGCCGGAAGTTCGCCAATCACGGTGGAGTTCTTGATGTTCTTGCCGGAGGCTGGGCTGGAGATCTGCAATTTACAGCACAGACGGGGTTTCCATTCAGTGTAGGGACAAACCTGGGAAGCGCAGGGCCCAATGGAGGATCAGCAAATGCGATTCTGATTCGCAATCCATTTACACCTGGAGGTACGCCTGACCCGAGCGTCTCCGCAGTTGGTAGCGTGACCTGTGCTGCCAGCACGCGAAATACAACACACTGGTACAACCCGTGCGCGTTTGCAAATCCTCCTCAGGCATTTCCTAATGCGGCGGTGAAAGGTAGTCCGATTAGCACGACTCAGATTACCGGGCTGAACGCTTTGCCCTATCTCGGAGGGCGCTTTAATCAGGTATACGGGCCTGGTTATGAGCGTATTAACGTGTCCCTGTTCAAAAATATCTCGGTATTCCATGAACAGTATGTTCAATTCCGTGCGGATATATTCAATGTGCTGAATACGCCGGCATACGGGAATCCTAGCTCAACAGGTATTGGGACGACTGGAGGACTGATTACCAGTCCACAGAGTTTCCAGAGCTTCACTCCTGATGCGAGGTTCTTTCAACTGTCTGCCAAATATGCTTTTTGA